Genomic DNA from Acuticoccus sp. MNP-M23:
GTGGCAAAGTCTTCCGGCGCGGCGGCGGCCTCGTCCATCAGCGTGCCGGTGGCGGTGCCGGCCACCATCGCGCCCATGGTGGCAATCCCTGCGCCGACACGGGTGGCCAGCGGCGCCAGAGCGGCTTCACGCGCCGGGTCGACCACAAAGAGGGCCGGCTCTGCGTCGGTCAGGAAATATTCGATCTCGGCTGGCGTGTAGCCGGTGTTGAGCGGCAGGAAGATGGCGCCGGCCCGCACGGTGGCAAGGTAGAGCGCGATCATCTCCAGCGACTTGTCCGCCTGCACGGCAACCCGGTCGCCCGGCTTCACGCCGCGGGCGGTGAGAACGTTGGCCAGCCGCCCGGCGAGCGCCGCAAGATCGCCATAGCGCATGCGGCGAACGCTCTCGCCCGGCACCTCGGCAAAAATGCGGGACGGGTCCGCACTGCCGAGGAGGCGGCTGTAAAGGTGGTTTTCACCACCCATTGTCATTTCGCCCAGCGCATCACGAGCGGATCGGTTTCGCGGGCAAGTTCCATCAGGCCGGCGCGGGTTTCCGGCGGCAGCGGGGCCAGCGGATGGCGCACATGGTCCGACTTGATGACGCCCGTTTCCATGAACACCGTCTTGCAGGCCCGGAGGCCGCACTGCCGGTTCTCGTAGTTCACCAGCGGCAGGATCTTTGCGTAAAGCCGCGCCGCCTCTGCCCGGTCCCCGGCGGCGTGCGCCGTCAGCACCGGCTTGATGAGGTCCGGCAGCAGCGCGCTCGACATGGAGCCGGTGGCGCCCGCGTCGAGATCGGCCATCAGCGTGATGGCTTCCTCGCCGTCGAACGGGCCGACGATGTCGGCACCGCCCGCCGCAATCAGGTTGCGCAGCTTCTGGGCCGTCTGCGGCATCTCGATCTTGAAGTAGGAGACGTTCGCAATCTCGCGGGCAAGCTTCACCAGGAACGGGACCGACAGGTCGACACCGCCCAGCGGAGCATCCTGGATCATGATCGGCAGGCCCACGTCGGACGCCTGCGACAGCTGCTCGTAGGTCTGCGTTTCGCTGCCCTTCATCAGGGCGCCGTGGTAGGGCGGCATCAGCATCACCATGGCGCCGCCAAGATCTTTGACGAGCTTGAGGCGGCTCACCACAATGTTGGTGGCAAAGTGCGAGCAGGTGACCATCACCGGCACACGGCCGGCCACGTGTTCGATGCTGAGGCGGGTCAGCGCC
This window encodes:
- a CDS encoding dihydrodipicolinate synthase family protein; the encoded protein is MSGPYKGVWPVAPTPFHDNGAVDEEGMKRVLDLMVDQGVDGICILANFSEQFLISDDEREALTRLSIEHVAGRVPVMVTCSHFATNIVVSRLKLVKDLGGAMVMLMPPYHGALMKGSETQTYEQLSQASDVGLPIMIQDAPLGGVDLSVPFLVKLAREIANVSYFKIEMPQTAQKLRNLIAAGGADIVGPFDGEEAITLMADLDAGATGSMSSALLPDLIKPVLTAHAAGDRAEAARLYAKILPLVNYENRQCGLRACKTVFMETGVIKSDHVRHPLAPLPPETRAGLMELARETDPLVMRWAK